A region of Vibrio tubiashii ATCC 19109 DNA encodes the following proteins:
- the tal gene encoding transaldolase, which produces MSNKLEQLRKLTTVVADTGEIDAIKKYQPEDATTNPSLILKAAQIEEYAPLIDASIEYAKAQSSDKAQQVQDTCDMLAVNIGKEILKTIPGRISTEVDARLSYDMEGSVAKARQLVKMYNDAGITNDRILIKLASTWEGIRAAEILEKEGINCNLTLLFSFAQARACAEAGVFLISPFVGRIMDWYKAKEGRDFEAQEDPGVLSVTSIYNYYKEYGYNTVVMGASFRNIGEILELAGCDRLTIAPALLAELEAAEGEVVEKLVDSKGAKERPAAMTHAEFLWDHNQDPMAVEKLAEGIRNFAVDQGKLEAMIEAKL; this is translated from the coding sequence ATGAGCAACAAATTAGAGCAACTTCGTAAACTAACGACTGTAGTCGCTGACACTGGTGAAATTGATGCAATCAAAAAATACCAGCCAGAAGACGCTACAACTAACCCTTCTCTGATTCTTAAAGCAGCTCAAATCGAAGAGTATGCACCTCTAATCGACGCTTCTATCGAATACGCTAAAGCGCAAAGCTCTGATAAAGCACAACAAGTACAAGACACTTGTGACATGCTAGCGGTAAACATCGGTAAAGAAATCCTTAAAACTATCCCTGGCCGTATCTCTACTGAAGTTGATGCTCGTCTGTCTTACGACATGGAAGGCAGCGTTGCTAAAGCTCGCCAGCTAGTAAAAATGTACAATGATGCGGGCATCACTAACGACCGTATCCTTATTAAGCTAGCGTCTACTTGGGAAGGTATCCGCGCTGCAGAGATTCTTGAGAAAGAAGGCATCAACTGTAACCTCACTCTACTATTCTCTTTCGCTCAGGCTCGTGCTTGTGCTGAAGCTGGCGTATTCCTAATCTCACCATTCGTTGGCCGTATCATGGACTGGTACAAAGCAAAAGAAGGTCGTGACTTCGAAGCTCAAGAAGATCCAGGCGTACTATCTGTAACTAGCATCTACAACTACTACAAAGAGTACGGCTACAACACGGTAGTAATGGGCGCAAGCTTCCGTAACATCGGTGAGATCCTAGAGCTTGCTGGTTGTGACCGTCTAACTATCGCTCCTGCACTTCTTGCTGAACTAGAAGCCGCTGAAGGTGAAGTAGTTGAGAAGCTAGTTGACTCTAAAGGTGCTAAAGAGCGCCCTGCTGCGATGACTCACGCTGAGTTCCTATGGGACCACAACCAAGACCCTATGGCAGTTGAGAAGCTTGCAGAAGGTATCCGCAACTTTGCAGTTGACCAAGGCAAACTTGAAGCAATGATTGAAGCTAAGCTTTAA
- a CDS encoding sugar-binding transcriptional regulator, with protein sequence MSKSQSDISDDNADLLTEISVAYYQDGATQEEISKKFSVSRAKVGRMLKQARDEGIVEITVKYHPVFSAKIEQRLIERFGVRRALIALDQPVEEQQRQQVAGLVSKYMASSIQNGSVVTVGQGRNVSAVAHHVGVIPQRDVKFVCGIGGIHPRGGMFNADHICRQFAKSYGGTSETLYAPAYAENREQKLAFMQNATVKQTLDLARKADVALVGIGDMSENSYMVDLGWFTADEVVQSRMQQGVVGDFAGYDFFDIHGDSATTVMSDRVIGLSIDEFRPISEVIAIAAENSKPLALLGALRTGVIDVIATSVSNALTVLNLDEQMK encoded by the coding sequence ATGAGCAAATCGCAAAGTGACATTTCAGATGATAACGCAGATCTATTGACGGAAATCTCTGTCGCCTACTATCAGGATGGTGCGACTCAGGAAGAAATCTCTAAGAAGTTTTCTGTCTCGCGTGCCAAGGTAGGCCGAATGTTAAAGCAGGCCCGTGATGAGGGTATTGTTGAAATTACGGTTAAATACCACCCTGTGTTTAGTGCCAAAATAGAGCAGCGCCTGATTGAGCGCTTTGGTGTTAGGCGTGCGCTTATCGCGCTAGATCAGCCGGTAGAAGAGCAACAACGCCAACAGGTAGCAGGACTGGTTTCAAAATATATGGCTAGTTCCATTCAAAATGGATCGGTAGTCACCGTCGGGCAAGGTCGTAATGTCTCCGCAGTAGCTCATCACGTTGGTGTCATTCCACAGCGTGATGTTAAGTTTGTCTGTGGCATCGGTGGTATCCACCCTCGCGGAGGGATGTTCAATGCTGATCATATTTGCCGTCAGTTTGCGAAGAGTTACGGTGGAACCTCAGAGACATTATACGCACCAGCCTATGCAGAAAACAGAGAGCAAAAGCTGGCCTTTATGCAAAATGCAACCGTTAAACAAACCTTGGATCTTGCGCGTAAAGCTGATGTTGCTTTAGTTGGTATCGGTGATATGAGCGAGAACAGTTATATGGTTGACCTTGGCTGGTTTACGGCAGATGAAGTGGTTCAGTCGCGAATGCAGCAAGGGGTAGTGGGTGACTTTGCCGGTTACGACTTCTTCGATATCCATGGCGACTCAGCGACGACCGTAATGAGTGACCGAGTTATCGGCTTAAGTATCGACGAGTTTCGTCCGATTTCAGAGGTTATAGCCATCGCCGCGGAAAACAGTAAGCCACTGGCATTGTTAGGCGCACTTAGAACAGGTGTGATTGACGTAATCGCGACAAGCGTAAGCAATGCACTGACAGTACTCAACTTAGATGAACAGATGAAGTAA
- a CDS encoding LysR family transcriptional regulator yields MKSDLHRMQVFVQIVESGSITKASDQLDVSKSVVSHHLQALEQHLNVKLITRTTRRQSLTEAGKRFYQRCLELNKLMSLAEEEARNSNTELAGTITITSPHTLMNQLIGPAMCDFVRLNPQIEPQLIANDMRLNLIEKYIDLSVTVGELPDSSARALKLGELEQVLCCSPDYIVQKGLSLPLSKSALTNCDYIANQWEGTNVERKFDANSANSITYRFQANRLGDSVPTIKLMALSGLGIACLPKLAISEELRQEKLVQITGKQVRLMAPVWVVHNYGLQVPSRIRAFIDFLKLFSKDKL; encoded by the coding sequence ATGAAATCAGACCTTCACCGCATGCAAGTTTTCGTTCAAATCGTTGAGTCAGGATCGATAACAAAAGCCTCGGATCAACTCGACGTATCCAAATCTGTCGTGAGTCATCACCTTCAAGCTCTTGAACAGCACCTAAATGTTAAGCTAATTACACGCACAACACGCCGCCAATCCCTTACCGAAGCCGGAAAACGTTTCTACCAAAGGTGTTTAGAGTTAAACAAACTGATGTCTCTGGCAGAAGAAGAGGCTCGTAATTCCAACACCGAGCTTGCAGGCACGATAACGATAACCTCACCACATACTTTAATGAATCAGTTGATTGGTCCTGCTATGTGCGATTTCGTCAGGCTTAACCCCCAAATCGAGCCGCAGTTAATAGCTAATGACATGCGCTTAAACCTTATTGAAAAGTATATAGATTTATCTGTTACGGTTGGAGAGTTGCCTGACTCAAGTGCTAGAGCATTGAAGCTTGGTGAGCTTGAGCAAGTGTTGTGCTGCTCCCCAGATTACATCGTGCAAAAAGGGCTATCTCTCCCTCTGTCTAAGTCAGCTTTGACTAACTGCGACTACATTGCTAATCAGTGGGAAGGAACAAATGTCGAGAGAAAGTTTGACGCAAACAGCGCAAATTCAATAACTTATCGATTTCAAGCCAATCGTCTCGGAGACAGTGTTCCTACGATCAAACTTATGGCGTTATCAGGGCTTGGGATTGCTTGCCTGCCAAAGTTAGCCATCAGCGAAGAGCTACGACAAGAGAAATTGGTTCAGATCACTGGCAAACAGGTTAGGTTGATGGCGCCTGTTTGGGTTGTTCATAACTACGGGCTTCAGGTGCCATCAAGAATTCGTGCTTTTATAGACTTCTTAAAACTATTTTCAAAAGACAAGCTATGA
- a CDS encoding putative quinol monooxygenase has product MSILVQFQFNHAHENSQLIKDFFTEILPDTRSFDGNISAHLFQNSQVDKALVLYEEWQSEAHFKNYIGWRKDIGDFDRLGALLAQEPNISILSKEV; this is encoded by the coding sequence ATGAGTATCTTAGTGCAATTTCAATTTAACCATGCGCACGAAAACAGCCAGTTAATTAAAGATTTCTTTACTGAGATCTTACCTGACACTCGATCTTTTGACGGGAATATATCGGCACACTTGTTTCAAAATAGTCAGGTTGATAAAGCTTTAGTCTTGTACGAAGAATGGCAAAGTGAAGCGCATTTTAAAAACTACATTGGTTGGAGAAAAGATATAGGCGATTTTGATCGACTTGGCGCTTTGTTGGCACAAGAACCAAATATCTCTATCTTATCTAAGGAAGTGTGA
- a CDS encoding RidA family protein, translating into MMNKIWSPSNVPPPAANYHQCALVPSASTRLHVAGQLGINKDGDIPESVEEQIVLAWQNVQGVLHANQMDIDDLVSVRIYLTDRNDLPFYQLAKEQIPFDVSALPTTLLFVASLFDLRWKVEIEAEAAKCFDT; encoded by the coding sequence GTGATGAACAAGATATGGAGTCCGTCAAATGTTCCTCCACCTGCTGCGAACTACCATCAATGTGCGCTAGTACCATCTGCTTCGACAAGACTTCACGTAGCGGGGCAGTTAGGCATCAATAAGGATGGTGATATTCCCGAAAGTGTAGAAGAGCAAATTGTGCTGGCTTGGCAAAATGTGCAAGGTGTTTTGCATGCCAATCAAATGGACATAGATGACTTAGTTAGTGTGCGGATTTACTTAACTGATCGAAATGACTTGCCTTTCTATCAACTTGCAAAGGAACAAATACCTTTTGACGTTAGTGCGTTACCTACTACATTGCTGTTTGTTGCTAGCTTGTTTGACTTACGCTGGAAAGTAGAAATAGAAGCTGAAGCAGCAAAATGTTTTGATACATAG
- a CDS encoding LysR family transcriptional regulator has product MKTVNRSIDVKYLRTFSQVAKQKSFTAAAESLFMTQPAVSQHIKKIESTIGASIFDRKEGFVLTKHGQVLLEYADQTMSMYEKLFNDLESVELRDQFNIAIAELFCPDMVDKIINEFRALNNIDLSITSFASCGHLDIDNYDLIFSVSRLPCTDGRSYQLNTVNYAIAHSHVMDPHECYPQRIVYCHTLNRSDVQDILKQHGIDASFVTSWVSTNSLRLIKNELETNGTVLIFPEWSVRNLDCRKVIINQKANMYVWCSDDVTHELEELGLKYKMQELFELKEDEQLRQNTTSFKPCRMSAFRN; this is encoded by the coding sequence ATGAAAACCGTCAATAGAAGTATCGACGTCAAATACCTAAGAACTTTTTCGCAGGTTGCCAAGCAAAAAAGCTTTACCGCAGCGGCTGAATCGTTGTTCATGACACAACCTGCAGTTTCACAACATATTAAGAAGATTGAAAGTACGATAGGGGCAAGTATTTTTGATAGAAAAGAGGGCTTTGTGCTCACAAAACATGGCCAAGTGTTACTTGAATATGCTGACCAAACAATGTCTATGTATGAGAAGTTGTTCAACGATTTGGAAAGCGTAGAACTGCGAGATCAATTCAACATTGCCATTGCAGAGTTATTTTGTCCTGATATGGTTGATAAAATAATTAATGAATTTAGAGCGCTAAACAATATCGACCTATCAATCACCAGTTTTGCGAGTTGTGGGCATCTAGATATAGACAATTATGACCTGATTTTTTCGGTTAGTAGGCTTCCGTGTACAGATGGGCGTTCGTATCAACTCAATACGGTTAACTATGCTATTGCCCATTCACATGTTATGGATCCGCATGAGTGCTACCCACAGCGAATTGTATATTGCCATACGTTAAATAGATCGGATGTCCAAGATATTCTTAAACAGCACGGTATAGATGCTTCTTTTGTTACTAGTTGGGTTTCAACTAACTCATTGAGATTGATTAAGAATGAGCTTGAAACAAATGGCACGGTATTGATCTTTCCAGAATGGTCAGTTCGAAATTTAGACTGTCGCAAAGTGATCATTAACCAGAAGGCTAATATGTATGTTTGGTGTAGCGATGATGTTACTCACGAACTTGAAGAGCTTGGATTAAAGTACAAAATGCAAGAGTTGTTTGAACTTAAGGAAGACGAGCAACTACGACAAAATACCACTAGTTTCAAACCTTGCCGAATGTCAGCTTTTAGAAACTAA
- a CDS encoding prepilin peptidase: protein MTVDTIFPISFIVVNLTCTIKACISDYKSRTISNSLCKTLFVINSIAACYYDYVFQSATTTFVIFSILILMWLVGCFGAGDIKLLCAFTIGIKPDITIACLVMVGLLGGVQVTIMYIVGIASSKKVFEKGIPYGIPISMSGLVFSTISFLSF, encoded by the coding sequence ATGACTGTAGACACTATTTTTCCAATATCATTCATCGTAGTAAACCTTACTTGTACTATTAAGGCATGTATTAGCGACTATAAAAGTAGAACAATATCAAATAGTCTATGTAAAACACTATTCGTTATTAATTCAATCGCAGCTTGTTACTATGATTATGTTTTTCAATCAGCAACTACAACCTTTGTTATTTTTTCGATTCTCATTTTGATGTGGTTAGTTGGCTGTTTCGGTGCTGGAGACATCAAGCTACTGTGCGCGTTTACAATAGGAATAAAACCCGACATCACTATTGCTTGTTTGGTTATGGTGGGACTACTGGGGGGTGTTCAAGTGACTATCATGTATATAGTAGGAATAGCGTCGAGTAAAAAAGTTTTTGAAAAAGGTATTCCCTATGGAATACCTATATCTATGAGCGGTTTAGTCTTTTCAACAATCTCTTTTCTTAGTTTCTAA
- a CDS encoding Flp family type IVb pilin, which yields MYYKTLAKLAELKMKFEDDIRGVTAVEYAIIAVVMSALVLAAFQTDTLKNAITGALTKVTTNLTTATGS from the coding sequence ATGTACTACAAAACTTTAGCTAAGCTTGCAGAGCTTAAAATGAAATTCGAAGATGACATCCGCGGTGTAACGGCTGTTGAGTATGCAATTATCGCAGTTGTTATGTCAGCACTTGTATTAGCAGCATTCCAAACAGATACACTGAAAAATGCAATTACAGGAGCATTAACTAAAGTAACTACTAATCTGACTACGGCTACAGGTAGTTAA
- a CDS encoding type II and III secretion system protein family protein, which translates to MVGNKTKSTALLYLILCFPAYASQLMSLDQGAAKTINLKRQVATVFVANQEIADYKIIDENKVVVYGVGQGSTSVIVYDRGGNEIYNAELVVNQSLRLLKQTIIARFPDESVVVSNVGDQVVLDGIVSSEEVKQKVYRLVGEMLNKERRRKVYELRDADGEEFDELDYTARFTYDQVINNLKVLTTEQINVKLTVAEVSSSFLTELGVTYSDSGEPGKFVNKLLDFTAQDIVSVISASGDDKIGQVLAEPNLSVISGEQASFLAGGEIPIAVRDEDGITISYKEYGVKLAMVAKVTDTENIRLTLMPEVSSIDESNKTSTGLISVPTLRTRRAQTTVHLKDGQSFVLAGLLTSEEREALTKIPFLGDIPILGALFSHTTTNRSKTELIIVATVNLVDPVDSEDVKLPSFKRTSEIERLLRIDLSSLDEPELEGTIEQGGFN; encoded by the coding sequence ATGGTGGGAAATAAAACTAAGTCGACAGCACTACTGTATCTCATTCTCTGTTTTCCTGCATACGCTTCGCAATTGATGAGTTTAGATCAAGGCGCGGCCAAAACGATTAATCTAAAACGTCAGGTCGCTACCGTTTTTGTCGCGAACCAAGAAATCGCCGATTACAAGATTATTGATGAGAATAAAGTTGTGGTTTACGGCGTCGGTCAGGGTAGCACTTCGGTGATTGTGTATGACCGAGGTGGTAACGAAATATATAACGCAGAACTGGTTGTAAACCAAAGCTTGCGATTATTAAAGCAAACTATAATTGCGCGCTTCCCTGATGAAAGTGTTGTGGTCTCAAACGTGGGTGACCAAGTGGTACTAGACGGTATTGTCAGTAGTGAAGAGGTTAAACAAAAGGTATATCGCCTTGTGGGTGAAATGCTAAATAAAGAGCGACGTCGAAAGGTATACGAACTGCGAGACGCTGACGGTGAAGAGTTCGACGAATTAGATTACACCGCTCGGTTTACTTACGATCAAGTCATCAATAATCTCAAGGTATTAACCACAGAGCAAATCAACGTAAAGCTAACTGTTGCAGAGGTGTCTAGCTCATTCTTAACTGAGTTAGGTGTTACATACAGCGATAGTGGAGAGCCAGGTAAGTTTGTCAACAAACTGCTTGATTTCACTGCTCAAGATATTGTATCGGTAATTTCAGCCAGTGGAGATGACAAGATTGGACAAGTCCTAGCCGAACCTAATTTATCGGTAATCTCTGGTGAACAGGCTAGCTTTCTTGCTGGTGGCGAAATACCTATCGCTGTGCGTGATGAAGACGGCATTACCATTAGTTACAAAGAGTATGGTGTTAAACTCGCGATGGTCGCGAAAGTGACTGATACAGAAAATATCCGCCTCACACTGATGCCAGAAGTCAGTTCGATTGATGAGTCAAACAAAACATCAACAGGCTTGATATCTGTCCCTACGCTGCGGACTCGTCGCGCGCAAACCACCGTTCATCTTAAAGACGGCCAAAGTTTTGTACTCGCGGGTCTGTTAACTTCAGAAGAGCGTGAGGCGCTAACCAAAATTCCATTTCTTGGTGATATCCCAATCTTGGGGGCTCTATTTAGCCACACGACCACAAACCGTTCGAAAACAGAGTTGATAATCGTCGCGACAGTCAATCTCGTCGACCCGGTTGATTCAGAAGACGTCAAGTTACCGAGTTTTAAGCGCACTAGCGAAATAGAGCGGTTACTGCGAATTGATTTGTCATCATTAGATGAGCCAGAACTAGAAGGAACAATTGAACAGGGGGGCTTCAACTAA
- a CDS encoding ATPase, which produces MARAVAFIQDVKRREPKVRFLVEYKTGSSDFVAKLHDQFKTQGVAKDRYKVALASPSQEKNILITAQYVQIKSSDCGAMTFSKREAYRFGCSVEHNRNISLVNPITRVQ; this is translated from the coding sequence ATGGCACGAGCAGTCGCTTTTATACAGGACGTAAAAAGACGTGAGCCTAAGGTGAGATTCCTCGTTGAATACAAAACGGGTTCCAGTGATTTTGTCGCGAAGCTGCATGACCAGTTCAAAACACAAGGTGTGGCAAAGGATAGATACAAGGTTGCACTCGCCAGTCCAAGCCAAGAAAAAAACATATTGATTACCGCACAGTATGTGCAAATCAAAAGTAGCGATTGCGGAGCGATGACCTTTAGCAAGAGGGAAGCATACCGATTTGGCTGTAGTGTCGAACACAACAGAAACATTAGCCTGGTTAATCCGATCACACGAGTTCAATAA
- a CDS encoding AAA family ATPase codes for MDLDILFKNSSSKMKESISARDLIVSDDAAFIESVNDLYAIEGYAKPIEVPDIDNDSAWNNSDVKLNHVILDLRGAGNVVDQTSEIATRLDVSISLLVLCDVDSIKLRNQVHSLGANYVLWDAELDALLAAIKSNEEQESSVKRTRVAKRILILGTKGGVGVSSVSSLLCHSLAGQANLKTLLVDHDSGAMNSDIYLGVKGLKAKQNSIDLNQIDIDDAIAKTYVHPVVDKLDYLVLEKNIACLSDHATTLFNLSNQLIDQYNFIIDSAPLSCYEEIHDQELSEKYHRIFVVCDPSVSSLRSYNLLKKKLGKVEHELVFNLNRPAKDFMVTLASAKERIRVKTSIDFAYEPALEKLLIQQGIGHFMKSKSSAPIANMVSTLTGKKIKTKPRFSLFRK; via the coding sequence ATGGATTTAGATATCTTATTCAAAAACTCGTCTTCAAAAATGAAGGAGAGTATATCCGCAAGGGATCTCATCGTTTCAGATGATGCAGCGTTTATAGAGTCCGTTAACGACCTATATGCGATTGAGGGCTATGCAAAACCCATAGAAGTGCCGGATATTGATAACGACAGCGCGTGGAACAACTCTGATGTAAAACTGAATCACGTTATCCTGGATCTAAGAGGCGCAGGCAACGTGGTTGATCAAACTTCAGAGATAGCAACACGCCTAGATGTCAGCATTTCATTGCTGGTGTTGTGCGATGTTGATTCGATTAAGCTACGGAACCAAGTTCACTCACTAGGTGCCAACTATGTGTTGTGGGATGCGGAACTTGACGCTTTACTCGCGGCAATTAAGTCGAATGAAGAACAAGAGTCCAGTGTCAAGCGTACCCGTGTCGCTAAGCGAATTCTGATCCTTGGTACAAAAGGTGGGGTAGGTGTTTCTAGTGTTAGTTCGCTCTTATGCCATTCCTTAGCAGGACAAGCCAATCTAAAAACCTTACTTGTTGACCACGATTCTGGAGCTATGAACAGTGATATCTATCTTGGGGTTAAAGGTCTAAAGGCTAAGCAAAATAGTATAGATTTGAATCAAATTGATATCGATGATGCGATCGCTAAGACGTATGTCCACCCTGTAGTAGATAAACTGGACTATCTTGTTTTGGAAAAGAACATAGCATGTTTGTCAGATCACGCGACAACGCTATTTAATTTGTCCAATCAGCTTATTGATCAATATAACTTTATAATCGATTCAGCTCCGCTCTCGTGCTACGAAGAAATCCATGACCAAGAGCTAAGTGAAAAATATCATCGAATTTTTGTGGTGTGTGACCCTTCAGTATCCTCTTTACGTTCTTACAACTTGCTAAAGAAAAAACTCGGTAAAGTGGAACATGAATTGGTGTTTAACCTCAATCGCCCAGCTAAGGATTTTATGGTTACGCTCGCCAGTGCTAAAGAGCGAATTCGTGTTAAGACAAGTATTGATTTCGCGTACGAACCTGCGTTGGAAAAGCTGCTTATTCAGCAAGGTATCGGGCACTTCATGAAATCTAAGTCATCAGCACCGATCGCTAATATGGTTTCCACCTTAACGGGTAAGAAAATCAAAACCAAACCACGTTTTTCACTGTTTAGAAAATGA
- a CDS encoding CpaF family protein — protein MNQIKEIYIQLRDEIFDALDAATLVEITTQELEEQLKDSVNILIDKNKLQVSSLKRVELVKALLDELKGLGPLQKLVDNDDISDIMINGPSDIFIEIGGKVEKSPIQFVNEKQLNTIAKRIASNVGRRIDESKPLCDARLMDGSRVNIVIPPLAIDGTSISIRKFKEQKIKLENLVEFGAMSVEMAKLLSIASHCKCNILISGGTGSGKTTLLNALSGFIGETERIVTIEDAAELQLQKPHIVRLETRQASVEGTGEVSARELVINALRMRPDRIIVGECRGGEAFEMLQAMNTGHDGSMSTLHANTPRDAIARTESMVMMATASLPIAAIRRTIVSAVDLIVQVKRLHDGSRKVMYISEIIGMEGDSVVMEDIFRYEASSEYKEGKINGEFRTPGLSTRSVIYERAKFFGLEETVREIFA, from the coding sequence ATGAATCAAATAAAAGAAATTTACATCCAACTTAGAGATGAAATCTTTGATGCATTGGATGCTGCGACATTAGTTGAAATCACGACACAAGAGCTTGAAGAGCAGTTAAAAGATTCGGTTAACATTCTTATCGACAAAAACAAGCTACAAGTGAGCTCGCTAAAGCGTGTCGAACTGGTAAAAGCACTTCTTGATGAACTTAAGGGGTTAGGGCCACTGCAAAAGCTGGTTGATAACGATGATATCTCGGACATCATGATCAATGGCCCGTCGGATATCTTTATTGAGATTGGTGGTAAGGTTGAAAAGTCTCCCATTCAGTTTGTAAATGAGAAGCAACTTAATACGATTGCAAAGCGTATCGCTTCCAACGTTGGGCGTCGTATTGATGAATCGAAACCTTTATGTGATGCACGCTTGATGGATGGAAGTCGTGTTAATATTGTAATTCCGCCTTTGGCCATCGACGGCACATCTATTTCAATTCGTAAGTTTAAAGAGCAAAAGATAAAGCTTGAGAACTTAGTTGAATTCGGTGCCATGTCAGTTGAAATGGCTAAGCTGTTGTCGATTGCCAGCCATTGTAAATGCAATATTTTGATTTCAGGTGGTACAGGCTCAGGGAAAACGACGCTTCTCAATGCATTGTCAGGTTTTATCGGAGAAACCGAACGTATCGTTACGATTGAAGATGCCGCGGAGCTTCAACTACAAAAGCCTCATATAGTCCGATTAGAAACACGCCAAGCGAGTGTCGAAGGGACCGGTGAAGTGTCGGCTCGAGAGCTTGTCATTAACGCATTACGTATGCGTCCAGACCGGATCATTGTTGGTGAGTGTCGTGGCGGAGAGGCATTCGAGATGCTTCAGGCGATGAACACCGGGCACGATGGTTCAATGTCTACCTTACACGCCAATACGCCAAGAGATGCCATTGCGCGGACTGAAAGCATGGTAATGATGGCGACCGCGAGTCTACCAATTGCAGCTATTCGACGAACCATTGTTAGTGCTGTCGACTTGATCGTGCAGGTAAAGCGTCTTCACGATGGTAGCCGTAAAGTGATGTACATATCCGAGATAATTGGGATGGAAGGTGACAGTGTGGTTATGGAAGACATTTTCCGTTATGAAGCGAGCTCAGAGTATAAAGAGGGCAAGATTAACGGCGAGTTTCGAACTCCTGGCTTATCTACGCGTTCGGTTATTTATGAGCGTGCCAAGTTCTTCGGTCTTGAAGAGACGGTTAGGGAGATTTTTGCATGA
- a CDS encoding type II secretion system F family protein, with the protein MTLLLILAWGGLFVYWMIVHTRQNKELNKLIQMEAEFEGVKGARAVIDAQQFEKDFKARLRQQYKAAVKVFQPNMPLKLLLFFSISAGAVYAINEFFFRQDFMTCLIIVEPILFVMFFTKLKQRQAEKFKNNFPDALNILSGAISSGQSIVHAFEYVGKQLDNEVGNEFKFMAERLLIGEDPDDVLERSAATFPYLEYFFFASTIRINLNRGGQLKDVINRINRLMFDSRAVEKKKNALTSEARASAKIIACLPVIFLVILKFTSPENYNFVMFEPGGQPIFYYVLISEFIGFVCIWFILRGVE; encoded by the coding sequence ATGACCCTATTACTGATACTCGCTTGGGGAGGTCTCTTTGTTTATTGGATGATAGTTCACACACGCCAAAACAAGGAACTAAATAAGCTGATCCAAATGGAAGCTGAGTTTGAGGGGGTGAAAGGCGCAAGAGCAGTTATTGATGCTCAGCAATTTGAAAAAGATTTCAAAGCGCGACTACGTCAACAATATAAAGCTGCAGTGAAAGTGTTTCAGCCAAACATGCCGCTCAAGCTGTTGCTGTTCTTTTCAATCTCTGCGGGAGCAGTGTACGCGATCAACGAGTTCTTTTTCCGACAGGACTTCATGACGTGTTTGATTATCGTTGAACCGATATTGTTTGTGATGTTTTTTACCAAGCTCAAGCAAAGACAGGCAGAAAAATTCAAAAACAACTTTCCAGATGCACTGAATATTCTTAGTGGTGCGATCTCTTCTGGTCAAAGTATCGTGCATGCATTTGAGTATGTAGGGAAACAACTAGACAACGAAGTGGGCAATGAATTTAAGTTCATGGCCGAGCGACTGCTTATAGGTGAAGACCCTGATGACGTACTTGAAAGAAGTGCCGCGACTTTCCCTTACTTGGAGTACTTTTTCTTTGCGTCAACAATTCGAATCAACTTGAACCGAGGCGGGCAGCTAAAGGATGTAATCAATCGCATTAACCGACTTATGTTTGATTCAAGAGCGGTAGAAAAAAAGAAAAATGCGTTGACGTCAGAGGCACGCGCTTCCGCGAAAATCATCGCCTGTTTACCAGTCATTTTTCTAGTTATTTTGAAATTCACCAGCCCAGAGAATTACAACTTCGTCATGTTTGAACCGGGTGGACAACCGATTTTCTATTACGTGTTGATCAGTGAATTCATTGGTTTCGTGTGCATCTGGTTTATCTTGCGAGGGGTCGAATAA